The following proteins are co-located in the Paralichthys olivaceus isolate ysfri-2021 chromosome 10, ASM2471397v2, whole genome shotgun sequence genome:
- the klf5b gene encoding Krueppel-like factor 5 isoform X2, giving the protein MKTSHVRVPAMSQQKAKSEMDSYLSPHLQDIANSKMLCRDSSLMLEQPFPEDFSSPYSVNMSLLLPDVTYLHPGLCRTVRQIKTEPPHSLMHPTCQGSGGPPPAPPGVLSPADTASDNFYIKQEVPDFQDVPLFQLLNSDLEQLIHGSQLNSIPMAPLSLPNGNVHVGPAPHSAKPTGNPQSECFQFNRHLGHQQTPTYLPPSPPNSEPPSPDRGKELLHNLSPPPSYEASIASKLTFQTHNPIDPRQTPSVAPIQGPDQNTSVRSVQSPGVGPVQRSSLTPVQTAPGVGPLSPVLAQSASLKFNRRNNPDLERRRIHHCDVPGCKKVYTKSSHLKAHLRTHTGEKPYQCSWEGCEWRFARSDELTRHFRKHTGAKPFQCGVCNRCFSRSDHLALHMKRHQR; this is encoded by the exons atgaaaacatcacatgtcAGAGTTCCTGCAATGTCGCAACAAAAG GCTAAGTCAGAGATGGACAGCTACCTGTctcctcacctgcaggacaTAGCCAACTCCAAAATGTTGTGCAGGGACAGCTCATTGATGCTTGAGCAGCCTTTCCCAGAGGACTTTTCCTCGCCTTACAGCGTCAACATGAGCCTGCTCCTCCCTGACGTCACATACCTGCACCCTGGTCTCTGCAGGACCGTGAGGCAGATCAAAACAGAGCCGCCGCACTCCCTGATGCACCCCACCTGCCAGGGCAGCGGGGGGCCGCCACCGGCTCCCCCGGGTGTCCTGAGCCCGGCCGACACAGCTAGCGATAACTTTTATATCAAACAGGAAGTGCCAGATTTCCAGGATGTTCCCCTGTTTCAGCTTTTGAACTCTGACCTGGAGCAGCTCATTCATGGGTCGCAGCTGAACTCCATCCCCATGGCACCGCTAAGTCTTCCAAATGGGAACGTCCACGTAGGCCCGGCGCCGCATTCTGCAAAACCCACAGGGAATCCTCAGAGCGAGTGTTTTCAATTCAATCGACACTTAGGCCATCAGCAGACACCGACCTATTTGCCCCCTTCTCCGCCAAACTCCGAGCCCCCAAGTCCAGACAGGGGGAAGGAGCTCCTCCACAATCTGTCCCCACCTCCCTCCTATGAAGCCAGCATCGCCTCTAAGTTAACATTTCAGACCCATAATCCCATCGATCCAAGACAGACTCCCAGTGTCGCTCCAATCCAAGGTCCAGACCAAAATACCAGTGTTCGATCAGTCCAGAGTCCAGGTGTTGGTCCAGTCCAGCGTTCGAGCCTGACACCAGTTCAGACAGCACCAGGTGTTGGCCCTCTGTCCCCAGTGTTGGCCCAGTCAGCTTCACTTAAATTCAACCGAAGGAATAATCCTGATCTGGAGAGACGGCGGATTCACCACTGTGACGTCCCAG GATGCAAGAAAGTGTACACCAAGTCCTCTCATTTAAAAGCCCATCTACGGACCCACACAG gAGAGAAGCCTTACCAGTGCTCTTGGGAGGGATGTGAGTGGCGCTTCGCTCGTTCCGATGAGCTGACTCGCCATTTCAGGAAACACACCGGTGCAAAGCCTTTCCAGTGTGGAGTATGCAACCGCTGCTTCTCGCGCTCCGACCACCTGGCACTACACATGAAAAGACACCAGCGCTAG
- the klf5b gene encoding Krueppel-like factor 5 isoform X1, with translation MAAAVRNNVWVAPGQDAQFLHRSATAAPLTDSVRGEDHGQVLCNTRDAIPGTSCFHDYNVAKSEMDSYLSPHLQDIANSKMLCRDSSLMLEQPFPEDFSSPYSVNMSLLLPDVTYLHPGLCRTVRQIKTEPPHSLMHPTCQGSGGPPPAPPGVLSPADTASDNFYIKQEVPDFQDVPLFQLLNSDLEQLIHGSQLNSIPMAPLSLPNGNVHVGPAPHSAKPTGNPQSECFQFNRHLGHQQTPTYLPPSPPNSEPPSPDRGKELLHNLSPPPSYEASIASKLTFQTHNPIDPRQTPSVAPIQGPDQNTSVRSVQSPGVGPVQRSSLTPVQTAPGVGPLSPVLAQSASLKFNRRNNPDLERRRIHHCDVPGCKKVYTKSSHLKAHLRTHTGEKPYQCSWEGCEWRFARSDELTRHFRKHTGAKPFQCGVCNRCFSRSDHLALHMKRHQR, from the exons ATGGCCGCTGCTGTGAGGAATAATGTTTGGGTCGCTCCGGGGCAGGACGCGCAGTTTCTCCACAGAAGCGCCACCGCCGCGCCACTGACGGACAGTGTGAGGGGTGAAGATCATGGACAAGTGCTGTGTAACACGAGGGATGCCATCCCGGGAACTTCGTGCTTCCATGATTACAACGTG GCTAAGTCAGAGATGGACAGCTACCTGTctcctcacctgcaggacaTAGCCAACTCCAAAATGTTGTGCAGGGACAGCTCATTGATGCTTGAGCAGCCTTTCCCAGAGGACTTTTCCTCGCCTTACAGCGTCAACATGAGCCTGCTCCTCCCTGACGTCACATACCTGCACCCTGGTCTCTGCAGGACCGTGAGGCAGATCAAAACAGAGCCGCCGCACTCCCTGATGCACCCCACCTGCCAGGGCAGCGGGGGGCCGCCACCGGCTCCCCCGGGTGTCCTGAGCCCGGCCGACACAGCTAGCGATAACTTTTATATCAAACAGGAAGTGCCAGATTTCCAGGATGTTCCCCTGTTTCAGCTTTTGAACTCTGACCTGGAGCAGCTCATTCATGGGTCGCAGCTGAACTCCATCCCCATGGCACCGCTAAGTCTTCCAAATGGGAACGTCCACGTAGGCCCGGCGCCGCATTCTGCAAAACCCACAGGGAATCCTCAGAGCGAGTGTTTTCAATTCAATCGACACTTAGGCCATCAGCAGACACCGACCTATTTGCCCCCTTCTCCGCCAAACTCCGAGCCCCCAAGTCCAGACAGGGGGAAGGAGCTCCTCCACAATCTGTCCCCACCTCCCTCCTATGAAGCCAGCATCGCCTCTAAGTTAACATTTCAGACCCATAATCCCATCGATCCAAGACAGACTCCCAGTGTCGCTCCAATCCAAGGTCCAGACCAAAATACCAGTGTTCGATCAGTCCAGAGTCCAGGTGTTGGTCCAGTCCAGCGTTCGAGCCTGACACCAGTTCAGACAGCACCAGGTGTTGGCCCTCTGTCCCCAGTGTTGGCCCAGTCAGCTTCACTTAAATTCAACCGAAGGAATAATCCTGATCTGGAGAGACGGCGGATTCACCACTGTGACGTCCCAG GATGCAAGAAAGTGTACACCAAGTCCTCTCATTTAAAAGCCCATCTACGGACCCACACAG gAGAGAAGCCTTACCAGTGCTCTTGGGAGGGATGTGAGTGGCGCTTCGCTCGTTCCGATGAGCTGACTCGCCATTTCAGGAAACACACCGGTGCAAAGCCTTTCCAGTGTGGAGTATGCAACCGCTGCTTCTCGCGCTCCGACCACCTGGCACTACACATGAAAAGACACCAGCGCTAG